From one Mytilus galloprovincialis chromosome 13, xbMytGall1.hap1.1, whole genome shotgun sequence genomic stretch:
- the LOC143055965 gene encoding solute carrier family 2, facilitated glucose transporter member 1-like isoform X2 translates to MKTEREINYTFTLLFSVAICVIGNSFLYGYNIGVVNNPAGVIRVFYVETIMIRKGMLPENWFEIKDQYLEMMENMKMQNLTVNLTVISDTSNATAPGNASGFNISETMAKIKYVSENDDKVELLWSVTVAIFVLFGMIGAFASGKFADYFGRKKGMIIITVIMFLAAICGGIPIVARSFEVIIVHRALVGLHCGLNVSLASLYLAEISPKKIRGAIGTCHQLFITIGILWSNIMGVSKLAGTHKQWPWVFIFNAFPALICLVAMPFCPESPRYLLINRGDEETARHGLKSLRGYLDVEDEIDEMKVEARKSQSVKQFSLKELLTSPELRVPIIIACCLQIAQQFSGINAVMSYSSFMYENAGVDLKLIEWIVCLTSLINMLTTLPAVPMIEKLGRRMLLLFPMVLMAVSFVILTIFHNLQYDEGLQGSRHIFAIIGIVAMHTYVIGFAVGLGPIPFIVVGEIFRQEPRAAAMSLSLTFNWICNFILMMVFRFMQKAMRGFVYLPFIGVLVLALVFIWFMVPETKNKTFDQIAASIHKGGRNQDNMLNHEGEELQSMKA, encoded by the exons CGAGAGATAAATTATACTTTCACACTACTATTCAGTGTAGCAATATGTGTCATTGGCAACAGTTTCCTGTATGGGTACAATATTGGTGTAGTCAACAACCCAGCAGGG gTGATACGTGTATTTTATGTAGAAACAATTATGATAAGAAAAGGAATGCTCCCGGAAAATTGGTTTGAAATCAAAGATCAATATCTAGAAATGATGGAAAATATGAAAATGCAGAATCTCACCGTGAATCTCACCGTGATATCAGACACTAGTAACGCTACAGCACCGGGTAATGCATCCGGTTTCAACATCAGTGAAACTATGGCCAAGATCaaatatgtttcagaaaatgatgacaaagtggAACTCCTCTGGTCTGTGACTGTggccatttttgttttgtttggtatgATAGGAGCTTTTGCTTCTGGAAAATTTGCAGATTATTTTGGAAG aaagaAAGGGATGATTATTATAACTGTAATCATGTTTTTGGCGGCCATTTGTGGCGGTATTCCAATCGTTGCACGTTCATTCGAGGTCATCATAGTTCATAGAGCTTTAGTGGGATTGCATTGTG GTTTGAATGTAAGTTTAGCATCATTGTATTTGGCGGAGATTTCACCAAAGAAGATACGAGGTGCTATTGGAACTTGTCATCAGTTGTTTATTACGATCGGTATCCTATGGTCTAACATCATGGGAGTATCTAAACTTGCAg gaACTCACAAACAATGGCCATGGGTGTTTATTTTTAATGCTTTCCCAGCATTAATTTGTCTTGTGGCCATGCCATTTTGTCCCGAGAGTCCACGGTACCTGCTTATCAATAGAGGAGACGAGGAAACTGCAAGACATG GATTAAAGTCTTTAAGAGGATACCTGGATGTTGAAGATGAGATTGATGAAATGAAAGTTGAAGCCAGGAAATCACAGAGTGTTAAACAGTTCTCCCTCAAAGAATTACTGACCAGTCCAGAATTACGTGTACCTATTATAATAGCCTGTTGTTTGCAGATCGCACAGCAATTCTCTGGAATCAATGCT GTGATGTCCTATTCTAGTTTTATGTACGAGAATGCCGGTGTTGACCTTAAACTTATTGAGTGGATAGTGTGTCTGACCAGTCTGATCAACATGCTGACCACCTTACCAGCTGTACCTATGATTGAGAAACTTGGCAGACGAATGCTTCTTCTTTTCCCCATGGTTTTGATGGCAGTGTCTTTTGTAATATTAACAATCTTCCACAATCTGCAGTATGATGAGGGACTACAA gGAAGTCGTCATATCTTCGCCATTATAGGTATCGTCGCCATGCACACATATGTCATTGGTTTTGCTGTTGGTCTTG GACCAATTCCTTTTATTGTTGTTGGTGAGATATTCAGACAGGAACCCAGAGCAGCTGCTATGAGCTTATCATTGACCTTCAACTGGATCTGTAATTTTATTCTTATGATGGTATTCAGATTTATGCAG AAAGCCATGAGGGGATTTGTATATTTGCCATTCATTGGAGTACTTGTGTTAGCCCTAGTCTTTATATGGTTTATGGTTCCGGAAACTAAGAACAAAACATTCGATCAGATAGCTGCTTCAATACACAAGGGTGGACGGAACCAAGACAACATGTTAAACCATGAGGGGGAAGAACTACAATCGATGAAAGCTTGA
- the LOC143055965 gene encoding solute carrier family 2, facilitated glucose transporter member 1-like isoform X1 → MTEREINYTFTLLFSVAICVIGNSFLYGYNIGVVNNPAGVIRVFYVETIMIRKGMLPENWFEIKDQYLEMMENMKMQNLTVNLTVISDTSNATAPGNASGFNISETMAKIKYVSENDDKVELLWSVTVAIFVLFGMIGAFASGKFADYFGRKKGMIIITVIMFLAAICGGIPIVARSFEVIIVHRALVGLHCGLNVSLASLYLAEISPKKIRGAIGTCHQLFITIGILWSNIMGVSKLAGTHKQWPWVFIFNAFPALICLVAMPFCPESPRYLLINRGDEETARHGLKSLRGYLDVEDEIDEMKVEARKSQSVKQFSLKELLTSPELRVPIIIACCLQIAQQFSGINAVMSYSSFMYENAGVDLKLIEWIVCLTSLINMLTTLPAVPMIEKLGRRMLLLFPMVLMAVSFVILTIFHNLQYDEGLQGSRHIFAIIGIVAMHTYVIGFAVGLGPIPFIVVGEIFRQEPRAAAMSLSLTFNWICNFILMMVFRFMQASTYVENLLIKKEDVE, encoded by the exons ATGACAGAA CGAGAGATAAATTATACTTTCACACTACTATTCAGTGTAGCAATATGTGTCATTGGCAACAGTTTCCTGTATGGGTACAATATTGGTGTAGTCAACAACCCAGCAGGG gTGATACGTGTATTTTATGTAGAAACAATTATGATAAGAAAAGGAATGCTCCCGGAAAATTGGTTTGAAATCAAAGATCAATATCTAGAAATGATGGAAAATATGAAAATGCAGAATCTCACCGTGAATCTCACCGTGATATCAGACACTAGTAACGCTACAGCACCGGGTAATGCATCCGGTTTCAACATCAGTGAAACTATGGCCAAGATCaaatatgtttcagaaaatgatgacaaagtggAACTCCTCTGGTCTGTGACTGTggccatttttgttttgtttggtatgATAGGAGCTTTTGCTTCTGGAAAATTTGCAGATTATTTTGGAAG aaagaAAGGGATGATTATTATAACTGTAATCATGTTTTTGGCGGCCATTTGTGGCGGTATTCCAATCGTTGCACGTTCATTCGAGGTCATCATAGTTCATAGAGCTTTAGTGGGATTGCATTGTG GTTTGAATGTAAGTTTAGCATCATTGTATTTGGCGGAGATTTCACCAAAGAAGATACGAGGTGCTATTGGAACTTGTCATCAGTTGTTTATTACGATCGGTATCCTATGGTCTAACATCATGGGAGTATCTAAACTTGCAg gaACTCACAAACAATGGCCATGGGTGTTTATTTTTAATGCTTTCCCAGCATTAATTTGTCTTGTGGCCATGCCATTTTGTCCCGAGAGTCCACGGTACCTGCTTATCAATAGAGGAGACGAGGAAACTGCAAGACATG GATTAAAGTCTTTAAGAGGATACCTGGATGTTGAAGATGAGATTGATGAAATGAAAGTTGAAGCCAGGAAATCACAGAGTGTTAAACAGTTCTCCCTCAAAGAATTACTGACCAGTCCAGAATTACGTGTACCTATTATAATAGCCTGTTGTTTGCAGATCGCACAGCAATTCTCTGGAATCAATGCT GTGATGTCCTATTCTAGTTTTATGTACGAGAATGCCGGTGTTGACCTTAAACTTATTGAGTGGATAGTGTGTCTGACCAGTCTGATCAACATGCTGACCACCTTACCAGCTGTACCTATGATTGAGAAACTTGGCAGACGAATGCTTCTTCTTTTCCCCATGGTTTTGATGGCAGTGTCTTTTGTAATATTAACAATCTTCCACAATCTGCAGTATGATGAGGGACTACAA gGAAGTCGTCATATCTTCGCCATTATAGGTATCGTCGCCATGCACACATATGTCATTGGTTTTGCTGTTGGTCTTG GACCAATTCCTTTTATTGTTGTTGGTGAGATATTCAGACAGGAACCCAGAGCAGCTGCTATGAGCTTATCATTGACCTTCAACTGGATCTGTAATTTTATTCTTATGATGGTATTCAGATTTATGCAGGCAAGTACTTATGTAgaaaatttattgataaaaaaggaagatgtggaatga